The DNA window CTTAGTAAATCTCTTTTTCATATCTTGAAGTGAATTTTCTATATTCACTAATTTATGAATTTTACTATCTTCATATCCTATCTTTTTAAGTTCACTTTCAATTTTATCAGCTATTACTCCAATTAAATAAACTTCCTTTATACTTTCCTTTATCATTTCTGCTAATGGTGCTAAATCCACACCCTTATCATAACCACCACAGATTAAAATGCTATTTTTATTTGCTTGTATTGCAAATTTTGTAGAATCTACATTTGTTGCCTTAGAATCATTTATAAATTTTAATTTACCATAGTTAAAGAATAACTCTGTTCTATGTTCAAGTGGAGTTGCAATCATTAAAAATTCTTTTAATTTTTCTTTATCTATTTTTAAAATTTCTGCTGTTGCAACCATGAATAAAGTATTTTCTAAATTATGTATACCTTTTAGACTTAATTTGTCCACATCAATTATAGTATTTTCACCATGACATATTTTGTCATTTTTAACAAAAATATCTGCCTTTTTAAATTTTGAAACAGAAATTCTTTTTGCTTTTATTTGTTTTGCTCTTTTTTCAATTTCTACATCATCTATATTTTCTATAAAATATAAATCTTCTGTTTGATTTTTTGTGATATTAAATTTTGTGTCATAATATTCATCAAAACTTTTATATCTTTCTATATGATCTGGTTCTATATTTATTATCATTGAAATATAAGGTTTAAAATTTTCAACATTTTCTAATTGAAATGAACTAAGCTCCAATGAAATAAAGTCTAAATCTTTTTCTTTTAATAAAACTTCTGAAAGAGATCTTCCAATATTTCCAGCATAAGCTGCTTTATATCCAGCATGATTTAGCATATCAGATATTTTTGCTGTTGTTGTACTTTTTCCATTAGTTCCTGTTATAGCAATAATTTTTGTTTTTAAACCCTTTTTTATCATATAATTGTAAGCAATTTCTATTTCATCTAAAATTTTAATTCCTCTTTTTTGAACTTCTTTTACAAAGTCATTATATGGTATCCCTGGACTTTTAATAAAAAACTCTAGACCATCTAAATGATTTAATGCTTCTTCTGATGTCATAGCTTTTTTATCATCAACTACAATAGTTTCATAACCTTCTTTTTCAAGTAATTCTTTTGCTCCTGTTCCACTTATTCCTAATCCATAAATCATTGCTTTCTTCATTATAGTATACCTCTCATTTTTATTGTACCTAAAGCTATTATACCAAATATAAGTGTTCCTATCCAAAATCTCATTGTAACTTTTGATTCAGGTATGCCCATTAATTCAAAATGATGATGAATAGGTGCCATCTTAAAAATTCTTTTTCCTCTTAATTTAAATGAACCTACTTGCAATATAACTGATAAAGCTTCAAGAACAAATATAAAACCAAGTATTGGTAACATTAATTCTTGTTTTAAAATAATTGCAATTACTCCTAAGATTCCTCCAAGAGTTAAAGAACCTGTATCTCCCATAAATATCTGTGCTGGATAACAGTTATACCAAAGAAAGCCTAAGCCTGCTCCTGTTACTGCTGATAAGAAAACTGACAATTCCCCTGAACCAACAGTATAAAATAAATGTAAGTGAGAACTTAACTCTGTATGTCCAGTAAAATATGCAATTACTCCTAAAATTGTTGAACAGATTATCATAGGCATTATTGCAAGTCCATCAAGCCCATCTGTTATATTTACTGCATTTGATGTCCCCATAAGTACAATTTGAATTAATAAGAACATTCCAATAGCTCCTATATAATATGGATATGCACTTATTGGGTTAATTATTGATAAATCAACCATTGGTCTACCTGTTAAACCAACAAAATATATATAAGCCCATATAATTAAACCTATTACACCTTGAAATAATAATTTCTTTTTTCCTGCTAAACCTTTTTTACTTACTGTAAATTTTCTATAATCATCTATAAAACCTATCACTGCAAACATAATTGTAGATAGTAAAACAAGTAATATTAAAGTATTTGTTAAATCATTAACAGATATACTTGTTAAAAATACAGCAGCTATAATTAATACTCCTCCCATTGTTGGAGTACCCTTTTTAGAAAAATGTGAACTTGGTCCATCATCTCTTATCTCTTCACCAAATTTTTTTACTTTTAAATATTTAATAAATGGTTTTCCTGCAAATAAAACTATACAAAAAGACACTACAAAGCCTAAAAAGGCTCTTAAATAAATTGACTTTAAAAATTCAAGTTTTACAAAATGCTCTGCTAAAAAATACAACATTATTAACCCTTCCCCTTATTACTTTACTATTTTATTATATCCTCCAAAGCAGTCCCCCTTGATGCTTTGAGTAAAATCACTTTTTCCATTCTAATATTTTTTAAACTTTCAACTATTCCTTCTTTTGTTGGATAATACCAAAATCTATATTCTTCTGATTTTGATTTCATAAATATATCATAAGCTTTTTTCATTCTTTCACCATATAGATATATCA is part of the Fusobacterium nucleatum genome and encodes:
- the mraY gene encoding phospho-N-acetylmuramoyl-pentapeptide-transferase; amino-acid sequence: MLYFLAEHFVKLEFLKSIYLRAFLGFVVSFCIVLFAGKPFIKYLKVKKFGEEIRDDGPSSHFSKKGTPTMGGVLIIAAVFLTSISVNDLTNTLILLVLLSTIMFAVIGFIDDYRKFTVSKKGLAGKKKLLFQGVIGLIIWAYIYFVGLTGRPMVDLSIINPISAYPYYIGAIGMFLLIQIVLMGTSNAVNITDGLDGLAIMPMIICSTILGVIAYFTGHTELSSHLHLFYTVGSGELSVFLSAVTGAGLGFLWYNCYPAQIFMGDTGSLTLGGILGVIAIILKQELMLPILGFIFVLEALSVILQVGSFKLRGKRIFKMAPIHHHFELMGIPESKVTMRFWIGTLIFGIIALGTIKMRGIL
- the murD gene encoding UDP-N-acetylmuramoyl-L-alanine--D-glutamate ligase; the protein is MKKAMIYGLGISGTGAKELLEKEGYETIVVDDKKAMTSEEALNHLDGLEFFIKSPGIPYNDFVKEVQKRGIKILDEIEIAYNYMIKKGLKTKIIAITGTNGKSTTTAKISDMLNHAGYKAAYAGNIGRSLSEVLLKEKDLDFISLELSSFQLENVENFKPYISMIINIEPDHIERYKSFDEYYDTKFNITKNQTEDLYFIENIDDVEIEKRAKQIKAKRISVSKFKKADIFVKNDKICHGENTIIDVDKLSLKGIHNLENTLFMVATAEILKIDKEKLKEFLMIATPLEHRTELFFNYGKLKFINDSKATNVDSTKFAIQANKNSILICGGYDKGVDLAPLAEMIKESIKEVYLIGVIADKIESELKKIGYEDSKIHKLVNIENSLQDMKKRFTKDSDEVILLSPATSSYDQFNSFEHRGKVFKELVLKIFG